The genome window TGACCGTATCGTTTGCCCCAACGTTAACGGTTTTTTCCTCTACAATGGATGAACCCGCCCAGGCTTTAATGGTATAGCTTCCCGCCGGAACTCCTTTGATGGCATATTCTCCTTTTTTTGAGGTGAGGGTAAAAAAGGGATGATCAAAAACCAAGGCAACCGCGTGCATTTGATGATGCATGTTGCAAAAAATATCCACCTTTCCTGGTGTTTCCAATGTCACATTGGGATTTTTTCCCGGTCCGTAAGTACCCAAATCAAACATATTGCCAGGAGTCATGGAAAAAGCATTATGAAACACGGTATCCTTGTTGGGAAAATTAACGGTGGTCCCTTTAAAGACTGGCAATACTTCAGGGACAAAAAGTTGTTTCCTCTGAACCATCATTGCATTTTTGTTTATCCCGCTGGCTGAGCGTCCCTTCCCCCCCACACCCTCTAAATGAACCGCCGCTTCGTTTTTAGCTTTTTCTAAAAAAGTAAC of Nitrospiria bacterium contains these proteins:
- a CDS encoding carboxypeptidase regulatory-like domain-containing protein, with product MRFHLFSVVFLVLGWVTPSGAGTITGTVTFLEKAKNEAAVHLEGVGGKGRSASGINKNAMMVQRKQLFVPEVLPVFKGTTVNFPNKDTVFHNAFSMTPGNMFDLGTYGPGKNPNVTLETPGKVDIFCNMHHQMHAVALVFDHPFFTLTSKKGEYAIKGVPAGSYTIKAWAGSSIVEEKTVNVGANDTVTVDFNIGNK